One segment of Meriones unguiculatus strain TT.TT164.6M chromosome X, Bangor_MerUng_6.1, whole genome shotgun sequence DNA contains the following:
- the LOC132649966 gene encoding histone H2A-Bbd type 2/3-like has translation MPRRRQRSSRGSSSRRSRTSRAGLTFSVSLVEHHLREGGYGRRLSESVSVYLTAILEFLARSLLDLASNEVQRQDNERLITPELLDLAIYNDALLSELFQFITISHVTPGQRSGRSRLH, from the coding sequence ATGCCcaggagaaggcagagaagcAGTCGAGGGTCTTCCTCTCGTCGCTCCCGCACCTCCAGAGCGGGGCTGACATTTTCTGTGAGCCTGGTGGAGCACCATCTTCGGGAGGGCGGCTACGGACGGAGACTGAGCGAGAGTGTTTCTGTCTACCTGACTGCCATCTTGGAGTTCCTGGCCCGCAGTCTGCTGGATCTGGCAAGCAATGAGGTCCAACGCCAAGACAACGAGAGGCTCATCACACCGGAGCTGCTGGATCTGGCTATCTACAATGATGCACTCCTGAGTGAACTGTTTCAGTTCATCACCATCTCCCACGTGACTCCAGGTCAAAGAAGTGGCCGTAGTCGTCTTCACTAG